From Stegostoma tigrinum isolate sSteTig4 chromosome 4, sSteTig4.hap1, whole genome shotgun sequence, a single genomic window includes:
- the LOC125452400 gene encoding calcium homeostasis modulator protein 4-like, whose protein sequence is MPITNLLTFWKGREKVVLNTVITLTTVFSQQAFSFFTFKCPCKMTLNLYYALSFIAVPALVLLILGYAINNMTWKLIMSFRNGTQLKLNSCKLICFVLLSVTGRAVIAPVTWVAVTLLNGLYYQCGMSEFLSVSSWNVFQNLTLRERKDILARFPCPKVSIKKIHNISEIRNEANRILLYQSQVAGWILVASVTIIAFLIVCIPRYCSPLCFLHLNYWVQYLENESSLFQEAAKRHSQLYASKHIKRFFGFTAQENEVKKIRLPSRKDWRMISGINVFTKFDSDPCQYSLLHKWADEITANDNYIPVDDVVSET, encoded by the exons ATGCCGATTACCAATCTCctgacattttggaaaggcagagagAAAGTGGTTCTGAATACAGTAATAACTTTAACAACAGTTTTTAGTCAACAAGCATTTTCGTTCTTCACCTTCAAATGTCCATGCAAGATGACATTGAATTTATACTACGCCCTGTCTTTTATTGCGGTGCCCGCATTGGTCCTGTTGATTCTTGGATATGCCATTAATAATATGACCTGGAAATTAATCATGAGCTTTAGAAACGGAACCCAATTGAAGCTTAATAGTTGCAAACTGATCTGCTTTGTCCTGCTCAGTGTAACGGGAAGAGCTGTAATCGCTCCAGTGACTTGGGTGGCAGTCACTCTGTTGAATGGTTTGTATTATCAGTGCGGCATGAGTGAGTTTTTGTCAGTGAGCAGCTGGAATGTGTTTCAGAATCTCACCCTTCGTGAGCGGAAGGACATTCTCGCTCGCTTTCCCTGTCCGAAAGTGAGCATTAAGAAGATACATAATATCAGTGAAATAAGAAATGAAGCTAACCGGATTCTTCTGTATCAGTCCCAG GTGGCTGGATGGATTTTAGTTGCTTCTGTGACTATCATTGCTTTTTTGATTGTTTGCATTCCAAGATATTGTTCTCCGCTCTGTTTTTTGCACCTAAACTACTGGGTGCAATACTTGGAAAATGAGAGTTCACTCTTTCAGGAGGCGGCTAAAAGACATTCTCAACTTTATGCTTCAAAACACATCAAGAGATTCTTTggatttacagcacaggaaaatgaAGTGAAGAAAATCCGCTTGCCTAGCAGAAAGGACTGGAGAATGATCTCAGGCATTAATGTATTCACTAAATTTGATTCTGACCCCTGTCAGTACAGTCTCCTGCACAAATGGGCTGATGAAATAACTGCAAATGATAATTATATTCCAGTAGATGACGTGGTGTCAGAAACATAA